GTATGGATGTAGAGCTTCTATGGTGGGCGCTATCACTAGGTGCATGCCTAGGTGGAAACGGAACTTTGATCGGCGCTTCGGCTAATGTAGTGCTATCAGATATCAGTAACAAGCATGGGTACCCTATTACATTTGCAAGCTATCTGAAGGTAGGATTTCCTTTTATGATACTTTCAATACTTGTATCAACTATAGTACTTCTTATTAAGGCATATATATAACAGGAGGCTAATATGGATTGGACAATTAACGACATTATAAACATGATGCTCAAGCAGCTAGGTGCGACGAGTGTTAAGACTGTGCATGCGAATATCACAGTGGCAAAATTTGAGATAGAAGACTACAAGATGAGCTATATGTATGAGGCTCGTGAAGATGGTAGCATCTACCTATCTCGTGTTTCTCCATATCCACTTCTTCTAGGAAGATTCTTTGGAGAACAGGATGTAATAGACTATATAAGAAATGATCTTGAAAAATTCAAGAGAGCTCAAAGTAGCCATAAATTCGAGGATTATCTCGCTTTTGTAAACGAGATAACAAAGGCAAGTAGACAATTGGAGAAGCTCTTTTTGAACAATCACGTGGATGCAGATAGCCTAAAGAATCTGCTCGATGATATAGACAGAGTCAAGCTTGATCTTGCTGAAGCTGAGAAGAGCAGTACAAGGCTTGACGGATAGGCCTACTCGATCGACTTTAGAGGAATGTATTTGGTAGGGTGGAGAATTATGAACTACGTCTACATACTTCGCTGTGCGGATGGGAGTCTTTATACAGGCTGGACGAATGACCTCGAAAAGAGGGTGAAAACACATAATGCTGGCAAGGGAGCAAAGTATACCAAAACGAGGCTTCCGGTTGAGCTTGTTTACTACGAAGAATACGAAGAAAAGGGAGAGGCTCTATCGCGTGAATTCAGTATCAAAAAGCTCAAAAAAACAGCTAAAGAAAAGCTAATTTTAAAACAATATATTGATAACAATTAATCAAGCGACCACAAAATATAGTGGAAGCTTGATTTTTTTTTATTTCAATGTAGAAAAAAGCAAAAATAGCCTATTTTTATACCCATTAAGTGGGGGACTAGCCTTGATAGGTGGGGGAAAGTGGTATATAATTACAGTGTTAATATTTGATAATAGGTGAAGTGGCGAAAGGAGGCAGGATTTGTTTATCGGAACATACAATAATTCCATAGATGTTAAGAATCGCATGATCGTGCCTTCTAAGTATAGAGATAGGCTTGGTAAGGAGTGCATTCTTACTAAGGGAATCGATAGATGCCTATATATCTATGACATTAGTGACTGGGAGAATTTGCTTGAGAAGATAGACAAGCTTCCAGAATCAGACCCTAAGGTCAGAGCTTTTGTAAGGCATATCTGTGGTAATGCTGTTTCATGTGGCTTTGATAAACAGGGTAGAATAATTATTCCAGCTGAACTCAAGGAGTATGCACATATCGATAAAGAACTAGTTACGATAGGTGCGATGAGAAAAATAGAGGTTTGGGCTAAGGAACAGTGGAATGCTCCAGATAACGAAAATCGTATGGATACAGAGGAGTTCAACCAGACTTTGGCAGCATATAATTTCTAGGAGGGCATATGGAATTTTCACATGTACCAGTGCTTCTAGAAGAATGCATAGACGGTCTCAATATCAATCCAGATGGCATCTATGTTGACGGCACGCTCGGAGGAGCGGGGCACTCAAGCGAAATTTGCAAGAGACTATCGCCAAATGGAATGCTGATTGGAATCGATAGAGACGAAGAAGCTCTCAGAGTTTCTTCGAAAAGACTTGAGGGATTTGATTGCAAGAAGGCTTTTGTTCACGGAAACTATTCGGATATCAAGAATATCCTAAGGGAACTGGATATAGAGGAAATTGATGGAGCACTTCTAGACTTAGGAGTTTCATCGTATCAGCTAGATAATCCAGAGCGTGGGTTTTCATATATGAACGACGCTGCTCTAGACATGAGAATGGATAGAAGCGAGGGTATGACAGCTTACGATATAGTTAATGAGTATTCCAAGGATGAGTTATATAGAATAATCAAAAGCTACGGTGAGGAACGTTGGGCGAGTAGGATTGCAGACTTCATAGTCAAAGCAAGACGCGAAAAACCGATAGAAACGACTTTTGAGCTAGTAGAAATAATAAAGGCGGCGGTTCCAGCATCAGCAAGAAGAAATGGACCGCACCCAGCAAAGAGAACGTTTCAGGCGATAAGGATAGAAGTTAACGATGAGCTCGGAGGAGTAAAGAGAGCAGTAGATGACTTCATAGATGTATTGGCACCTAAGGGGAGGCTTGCGATAATATCATTCCACTCGCTAGAGGATAGAATTGTAAAGGATGCGTATAAAGAAAAGGAAAATCCTTGTGTATGCCCACCTGAGATTCCAATCTGCATATGTGGAAAGAAGCCTGAAATAAGGAAGGTAAATAAGAAACCTATAGTGCCAAGCGAATCGCAGGAGGATGAAAATCCGAGAGCGAGGAGTGCAAAACTGAGAGTTTGCGAAAAACTTGGGAAGAGATAAAGAAGTTATTGAGGATGGGAAATGGTTAAGAGTCAGAGACAAAAGATCAATCTTATAAGAAATAAAACTGTGTTTAGTATAGTTTTGGTGGGAATGATTTGCATATTTTTGGTTGTTTTGTCCGCTTATAGCGCAGAGCTTAAGATGACTAATAACCAGCTCGACCGAAACAACAGGATTTTGCAGGACGAGATAGATACGCTAGATGTAAAGATTAAAGCTGCCAATAGCCTAGAACACATAGAGACTGTGGCAACAAGCAAACTCGGCATGGTGTACGCAAACGAGAACGAGTGCATATATCTATCAAAGACCGCTGCTCCAAAGGGAAATCTAGCGAGTATAATAAAGGAAAACGCATATAAATAAAGGCGTTATCAGCTTGCATAAAACAGCCGACAACTGAATATCGCAGTTTGTCGGTTTTTTCATAATAAAGGGTAAAGGGATTGCTAAATGGCAGAGAGAACCAAAACTAATTTAAAGAGCAAAAAAAGGATAATATTCGTATTCGGAACCATGGCACTTCTTTTGATTCTGCTTCTATTTAGAATGGCTTGGATACAAGTTGTAAGAGGAAGCGAATACAGCGATATGGCAAAGGATCAGCAGAAGAGAGATATTCCAATCCAGGCAAAGCGTGGTTCTATCTACGACAGAAACGGAGAGGAACTCGCGTCGAGTGCAACTTGCTATACGCTTTGGTTTAGACCTTCGCAGATTAGAGAAAATTATCCTGG
The nucleotide sequence above comes from Eubacterium sulci ATCC 35585. Encoded proteins:
- a CDS encoding protein MraZ; the protein is MFIGTYNNSIDVKNRMIVPSKYRDRLGKECILTKGIDRCLYIYDISDWENLLEKIDKLPESDPKVRAFVRHICGNAVSCGFDKQGRIIIPAELKEYAHIDKELVTIGAMRKIEVWAKEQWNAPDNENRMDTEEFNQTLAAYNF
- a CDS encoding 16S rRNA methyltransferase — its product is MEFSHVPVLLEECIDGLNINPDGIYVDGTLGGAGHSSEICKRLSPNGMLIGIDRDEEALRVSSKRLEGFDCKKAFVHGNYSDIKNILRELDIEEIDGALLDLGVSSYQLDNPERGFSYMNDAALDMRMDRSEGMTAYDIVNEYSKDELYRIIKSYGEERWASRIADFIVKARREKPIETTFELVEIIKAAVPASARRNGPHPAKRTFQAIRIEVNDELGGVKRAVDDFIDVLAPKGRLAIISFHSLEDRIVKDAYKEKENPCVCPPEIPICICGKKPEIRKVNKKPIVPSESQEDENPRARSAKLRVCEKLGKR